The genomic region TGGCCGTCCCGGCTACCGCTCCGGCGCGGAGCATCGTCCGCCTCGTGGGCTCCTGCTTGTTGCCGTGCTGCATCGGTGATGCCTTCTTCCGCTGGTTGAGGAAACGATTCAGCCTGCACCCGACCGGTGTCTAACTTAAAGCTTTAACTGACTCTAACCCTGCTTCACTTCACGCTGCAAGTCATTCCAGGGTCGGATCACTTCAACTGTTAACCTGTACAGGTGAACGCCCCGCCCGAGCCGCGCTGGCTCGACCCTGATGAGAGGCAGGCGTGGCTGGCCCTGGCCGGCGTCCTGAACCGGCTGTCGGCCGCGCTCGACGCCCAGCTGCGCCGAGACGCCGGGATCTCCCACTTCGAGTACCAGGTGCTGGCTCTGCTGTCGGAGGCGCCTGATCGCACCCGGCGGATGAGTACGCTGGCGGCGCAGGCCGAGGGCTCGCTTCCACGACTGTCCCAAGTGGTCGCGCGCATGGAGCAGCGCGGCTGGGTGCGCCGCACTCCCGATCCGGCGGATGGCCGTTACACGCTGGCGATCATGACCGACGACGGCTGGACGAAGGTCGTGGAGGCCGCGCCCGGCCATATCGAGGAGGTGCGCCGGCTGGTGTTCGACCAACTGACGAAGCCGCAGACGCGCCAGCTGCGCGACATCGGCGGCCGCATCACGCGCGCCATCGACCGAGACGGCCACGTCCCCGATGATCGGCCGCCGACGGCCGCGGGGCCCGCACAGCCGCGCTGACCGCAGGCCGCCCAGGAGCGTCGGGTGACGGGTGTGCGGCGGATGTGATCGGGCTGCCTGCGGGCCAGTGCGCGACGCTGCGGCATGCCTGCCGCGTAGCCTGGGTATGCGCGGGTCCGGTTGCCGCAACCGACCAGGAACCAGTTGGCAAGAGTCAGCAGTTCCGCTGTAAGCCCGAAGGAGAGCAATGTTCGCGCGCGTGATCACAGCCCAGGCTGGAGCCGACGGGTTCGACGGCGCCATCCGTGTTGCCGAGCAGCAGTTGCCCGGCGCCCGCCAGATGCCCGGTTTCAAAGGCTATTACCTGCTCACCGACGCTGAGACCGGCAAGCTCGTCATCATCTCGCTGTGGGAGACCCGCGAGCAGATGGATGCGGTCACCGCCGGAGCAGGACCGTCGGGCATCCGTGAGCAGCACAATCCGGCGACGGCGGGACTCACGGCACAGCGCCTGGAAACCTATGAAGTCACGATGCAGGCCTGAGCAGCAGGGTCTTCACCACGCGCTTTAGCCAAAGAGGTCTCCAAGCGGGTTCACCGTCCTCGTCGGAGCCCGGACGGTTCCGGTGGCTCACGCCGCGATGGCGTGA from Catenulispora sp. MAP5-51 harbors:
- a CDS encoding MarR family winged helix-turn-helix transcriptional regulator, whose amino-acid sequence is MNAPPEPRWLDPDERQAWLALAGVLNRLSAALDAQLRRDAGISHFEYQVLALLSEAPDRTRRMSTLAAQAEGSLPRLSQVVARMEQRGWVRRTPDPADGRYTLAIMTDDGWTKVVEAAPGHIEEVRRLVFDQLTKPQTRQLRDIGGRITRAIDRDGHVPDDRPPTAAGPAQPR
- a CDS encoding antibiotic biosynthesis monooxygenase, translating into MFARVITAQAGADGFDGAIRVAEQQLPGARQMPGFKGYYLLTDAETGKLVIISLWETREQMDAVTAGAGPSGIREQHNPATAGLTAQRLETYEVTMQA